CCAAAACGCACGGTACTCGTCCACCCAACTTGCGACATCCTGTAATGGCTTTGCCTCGAGTCGGCAGGGACGCCATTGTGCATGGCGGCTTTGGGTAATGAGTCCTGCGCGCTGGAGCACTTTCAAGTGCTTCGTTACCGCTGGCAGCGTCATGTGAAATGGCGCGGCGAGTTCGGAAACCGTCGTCTCACCGGATGAGAGGCGTTTCAGAATCGCGCGGCGGGTCG
This region of bacterium genomic DNA includes:
- a CDS encoding metalloregulator ArsR/SmtB family transcription factor, with translation MPTDQLSNTFAALADPTRRAILKRLSSGETTVSELAAPFHMTLPAVTKHLKVLQRAGLITQSRHAQWRPCRLEAKPLQDVASWVDEYRAFWEQRLDRLEEYLKSLQTNELK